The Bacteroidota bacterium DNA window TACTTGCATGCTCAAGGAGATATAAAATGACCCACTCGAGTACGCGAAGACCCATAATTTTTAATGGACGTAAAAATTATCATCATAGCTGTTTTTTTTGTCATCTGGTGATTGAGAAAACTCTAAAAGCACTTGTTGTAAAGAACACCAAAAAACATCCCCCATATTCACACGATCTAATCCTACTTGCTGAAAAAACAGCACTACCCCTTGACGATAATTTAAAAGATTTTTTGGAACTATTGAATCGCTTTGTCATAGAGGCACGTTATCCGGACGAGAAATTTGAATTATTTAAATTGGCAACTAAGCAATTAGCTGAGTCATGCATAAAAAAAACAAGAACAACACGAACCACAATCCTAAAACTGCTAAAGCAATAAAAATAGCAAAGCAATTCCTGACGGAAGTCCGGAAAAATAAGATTGTAGTCATAAAGGCATATCTGTATGGTTCTTTTGCGAAGGAAGCTTCGCATAAAGATAGCGATATCGATATTGTTGTAGTCTCATCTGATTTTCGAAAATCAAGATTTGAAGAAAGCCTACGCCTGGCTAAGCTGCGTTACAAAATTGACCTCCGCATATCTCCCCTCGCATACAATCCTAAAGATTTTACTGAGCAAAACTTGATTCCTTACGAAGCTATGACTAATGGGATAAGAATAGCATAACGATCAAGAATAGCGAAAGTTCTTTGCTTTCTCAATAGACTCCCCTTCTCGATAGACTTCGCGAGGGACGACTTCGTCGAAAAGCCCACCTTGGCTGCCGTCAATCATTTGATGGCAGTTGCTTAGCATGTGATACATTGCTGCGGTACTTATGCCGCCGTCAACAATTGGTTGTTGACAGCCAAGGCGCTCTCGGTTGTCGGCAACCCCCTCCTGCTATTTGAACCTTTATGTGGCGGGCAGGATTTACCGACAGTTACAATGCCACAGTCAGCGAATGGCCTTTGACAGCCATGCTACACTTGGGTGTCATCATCCCAGCCCGACAGATGGCTGGCGGGCACAAGATGAGCCACTCCACGGCACTTTTCTGCTTTCGTCAGTAATTAGTTACTGACGACCAAGGGTAAAAGTGGTGGCCGACGCCTAAGTCCACCTCGGCTGTCGTCAACCACTTGACGACAGTGCAATGTTACAGTCAGCAATTGGTTGCTGACTGCCATGTTGGTCGCTGACTGCCGATAGCCACTTACTTCCCCTTCGCACTGTCCAATGCCGCTACTGCCTCAACATATCTCTTGTTTAAAGTTGGATAGTTCACAAACTTATCCCCGTCCCAGTAGAGGATTTCTTTTTTAAAATTTTCAAAGTATTCAAAATTAGTCTCTTGTGAAATTTTACCTTCTTTAAATAGTTTTCTATATAAAAGGTCATATAAGTCATGAGTTCCGATAGACTTTATCCTTAAATCAAATCCGAAAAAAAAGCTGATTTCAACAGTGTGGTCAGGTTCGTGAGGAGGCACATAGTCAGTAATAACAATCCTTAACGTCTGTTTCGGTTGATCAATATTAATCTCTTTACCACTATTAGATTTGTTTATCAAAGAATAGTAATTCCCAACAACCGTCCGGGGAATGACAATATATGCTTTTTCCGCTGCCGGTTCATATTCTTCTACGACATAGTCTTTAGTTAAAGGTGAATGACCGTAAATAAATCTCGGGTCTAATATAGTAAATACAGCAATATCAAAGGCATTACTTATCCCAGTTAGGAGGATTTTAGGTATCCCATTATTATCAATGTCACAAATTTTGAAAGAATATAAATTACCTATATGTAAATAATTTCCCAATTCTTTTCCTGTTTTCGCATCTAATTTAAACACGATACAAGGGAAATAACCATTATGCAGAGTTAATACTATGATCTCAGGGTTTCCGTCCTTATCAAAATCACCTGCTGCCATCTGTATCGCGTGGAATAAATCACTCTGTATATCGTTTCCTTTTCGTGGGAAAATAAGTTTTTGTTTTAATTCAAATTCCCATAAGTATTTATTCATTTTAAGCGATTTGCAATAAACTATCGAACTGCCATCTTGAAACATTCGGGTAAAGACAACTTCGTTTAATTCATCAGTATCAAGATCAATGAACGAAACAAGATCATTGCCTGGGAAATCTTTTTTTATATTCTCATAATGTTTTATTGTATTTCCTCCCAATTTAATTTCATCTAATACTTCACCATACTTATTCTTTAATATCAACATCTCGCCCTCAGCAGCATAAGCTACAGGATTTTTATCCAACGGTCCGTACCACATTTTCCCAATAATGAAAAGCAATACTACAAAAGTTACTGCGGCAATAGGGCGCCTTTGTTTCCAAATATTTCTGGCGGTTTGTTTTGTAACTGAAATGCGCCTCGAGTCGGAGAACTTGCGGTTATAGAAAAGCTCTGCGAGGTTGGAAATGCCAATTACGTCAAAGCTTGAACTGGGCGGATTTGAGATTTGAGATTTAAGATTTGAAAATTTTGATAATGAATGTTCGACAGTCAATTCATCAACAACCGACTGACAAACACCGACTTGTTCTTTCGGCACAATAATATATCTGATGTGCGAAAAATAGCATGCTTCAACCTTTATCCTTAATCCAGTTTCATCAACCGGCAGTAAATTGGCTTGTTTATCTATCCTGCCTGTTATTGCGATATCTTCTCGTATTGCATATTCCTCCTTGAACTGATGAAGGTGAAGCAACTCCGTGAACAAACCGGCAGCAAGTCCGGCTTGAAGTGATTGCCCCTCAACAAATGTTGGATTATTGAAAGAGCAGTTTATCGTAACTCCTTTACCGTTTTTTATATGCGCGAACTTACCGAGTAGAGATATTGCAGCTTCGACTGTGTTTAGTAATTCACTTTCTTGTGATTCTTCTTTGTGTGAAAGTTGTTTGATATGAAGTTTATCAGCATCTGCTTCCTTCTTACTAAATATGGCTTCGATATTCAATTTTTGAAGTGATGCAAACTCAGGATTGACCGCCGTAAGAAATTGTTCCCGCTCTACCATCGGTATCCATACTGAACCAACAACAAACTTTTTACGCAGGGGTTCCAAACCTTCCAAATTTTTAGACTTTATCCAGGTTCGTATTTTTTCGGTCTCTGCTTTCAAGTGCTGTTGTGCCTGCGTAAACTCGGGGTTACTCGCGACAGCAGGTTGATCACTTTCAATACGCTTAAGTAATTTAATGCATCGTTCTAAGCAGTTAAGATTGGTTCCGATAAAGTCGGTTTTATTTATTGATTCAACAAGCTGAGGAAGTAATTCTGGCGCATAAGCAGGAAAGTATGTGGGACTATCGAGTAAATTTTCAATAAACTCTACAATCTGCAATATACGCAACCGGCTGCTGGAAATTAACCTTAGCGTTTGCTTGAGAGTTTGAAAATTCTGTTCAATTACAAGCGGATTGGTCATTTATTTATGCAAAGAATTTTATCTCTTTAATTTTCTTATCGGGATCAAAAGGAAAAGTCGTGGCAGATCCTTCTACTGGTTTACAAACATAACTTTGATCTTCGTAAATTGATAAAATGTGGTGAGGCAAGTATTTTGTTTCAGGCAAGAAGTTAAAAGTTAATCGGCGTTCTTCTGTTTTAATATTGAACTTGAACAAACCCCTTATCATTTCTCCCGATTTTTTCTCTAAATCATCATACGCAATCACTTCACTTGGGGTCATTAGTATTAATGTGGCGTTTCTCCAGTTTATAGGATTGGAATATGGTAGTTCTGCAAACCCATCTCTATTTGTAGGAATCAATAACTCCTCTATTTCTTCTTCCGCAATGCCAATCAAAATATGACTTCGGTGATCTTCATTCTCAGATAAAACAAATATGCGATAAAGTTTTTTATCAGCATCCTCATTTATTTTTACAAGCGCGTGAACATGTTCGGCGGCAAACGTGGCGGTTGTTTTATATCGCACCACATTTTCTTCTACAGTCTGAGCTGCAAGCACATAGCTGTTTTTTCCCACGCCGATGCTTTCAAGATCGGGTTGAGCGGAATATGGTTTAAGATATATAATGTTTGATGAAGACAGTTTATCAATGAGTTCGGTAACTCTGGCGTCAGCGGGTTTCTTAAGTTCCTCTTTCAAGTTGGCGTAGAAATTCAGAAAATACTCATACTTCTTTTTACATGAGAGGCATGTTTTTAGGTGTTCGTCAGTTTTATAAATATCAGTCGGGTTACCTTCAACGGTATCGAGCGCCAATTTTTCTAATTCTATTTCATTTATATGTATATGAGTCACTTTAATTTCCAATACTATTGATACTTACCTTATATCTTGTTGCAAACCCTATGTCTTGCAGAAAATTTATCACCTTATTTCTTCTTTGAGAATATCAGACAATTGATTTTTTGCCAT harbors:
- a CDS encoding nucleotidyltransferase domain-containing protein, producing MHKKNKNNTNHNPKTAKAIKIAKQFLTEVRKNKIVVIKAYLYGSFAKEASHKDSDIDIVVVSSDFRKSRFEESLRLAKLRYKIDLRISPLAYNPKDFTEQNLIPYEAMTNGIRIA
- a CDS encoding VCBS repeat-containing protein yields the protein MTNPLVIEQNFQTLKQTLRLISSSRLRILQIVEFIENLLDSPTYFPAYAPELLPQLVESINKTDFIGTNLNCLERCIKLLKRIESDQPAVASNPEFTQAQQHLKAETEKIRTWIKSKNLEGLEPLRKKFVVGSVWIPMVEREQFLTAVNPEFASLQKLNIEAIFSKKEADADKLHIKQLSHKEESQESELLNTVEAAISLLGKFAHIKNGKGVTINCSFNNPTFVEGQSLQAGLAAGLFTELLHLHQFKEEYAIREDIAITGRIDKQANLLPVDETGLRIKVEACYFSHIRYIIVPKEQVGVCQSVVDELTVEHSLSKFSNLKSQISNPPSSSFDVIGISNLAELFYNRKFSDSRRISVTKQTARNIWKQRRPIAAVTFVVLLFIIGKMWYGPLDKNPVAYAAEGEMLILKNKYGEVLDEIKLGGNTIKHYENIKKDFPGNDLVSFIDLDTDELNEVVFTRMFQDGSSIVYCKSLKMNKYLWEFELKQKLIFPRKGNDIQSDLFHAIQMAAGDFDKDGNPEIIVLTLHNGYFPCIVFKLDAKTGKELGNYLHIGNLYSFKICDIDNNGIPKILLTGISNAFDIAVFTILDPRFIYGHSPLTKDYVVEEYEPAAEKAYIVIPRTVVGNYYSLINKSNSGKEINIDQPKQTLRIVITDYVPPHEPDHTVEISFFFGFDLRIKSIGTHDLYDLLYRKLFKEGKISQETNFEYFENFKKEILYWDGDKFVNYPTLNKRYVEAVAALDSAKGK